ttttctaatgtccaggtttttttttattaagttcaAATCATAAGCATCCCTCTGTAgttaagcacagaaaaaaacctcacattCCAACTATTAtgcatttgaatttaaaaaaacccaaatcccaaTTGCCAGTGTCCTCTACCTTGATGAAGTAGTTTGTTCCAGCAACCACTTGAGTTTTAAACTCCACCGCAGTGAagacatcaaatgttttcccttctttttcttctagctGAGGTTTCACCTTAAGGAAACAACAGGTTATTTGAGACTGATGCAACATTCAAGTATTTAGGACTTAAGGCCCACATTTTCAGCGTGCCTCAGTACCCCTCAGGTCACTGCTGCTCAGTACCCACAGAGTTCCTGCTTTTCTAAGTTATTAAAAGATCAAAATGAATattgttaatttttctgttacagaaagaCCAGAAACCTAGACAAGCAGCAAAGCCAGGACAGCGATGTGATTCAGCCACCAAAGACTGACACCACGTCTGGAGCTTCCAACACAGAACTGCGTGAAAAACTAGAAAACTTATTTTGACAAATGATTTCTTATATCATTGTCTCAGCTTCCCTTTCCATCCTGTATACTCCAAGCCAAACGCAAAGTGGTTCAGTATCTACATACACAAGGCTACAGGTCTTTTTAAAGAGAAGGTTTTAATATGCATCATTCTAACAACCTTCAGCATTAGATACCTTTTAAAATCCAGAACAAGTTATTACAGACCCGGCACCACAGAACAGACAGACATCCAAAAATCAAGCTTTGAAAGCAAATTACCCAAGTCCGAGGATTTACAACATTTGTTTGACAGTTCTTCCAGCACATCTGCTGGAGTCTATGTTTtcaaactgcaaatattttccaaaaactAAGTAAACCATAAAGCCTTCTGAGCTATCATCCCAGTTTCCAGAGTGTAAAGCCAGTGCTCAAGAAGTCAGAATAACTTGCCCAATACCCTAGAGGGAGGGCATGAACttacaggagctgcagctcGTATTTCCTACACTTGGCTCTCCAGAACATCACAGCTGTACAGTACAGGCTTTGTTTACAGGGCAGTATGAATTAATCTTGGTAGTCCTTGCTGTAAGCGCAGTTCTACGCAGGCCTTACCTCCTGCACTACATCATTGTGTAGCCCACCCTCCAGTCTCAGTGCAACAATACCAGCATTGAGTAGATTTTCCAGCTATACGGTGAActtccctttcttccaaaaTACAATGGGAATGAATATATTGGCTATCCTGCCTTAAATCCCCCAGCTTCCTTGGGGGAAAACAGGTGCCagtttgctgctgctcagctgctCTAGGTGAAGTAGGAACAGAAGCAATCTCTCCGACAGGGTATGTTCTCCCACTCCAGAACCGAGAAGGTGCAGAACCAAACTTTGGTGCCTTTCCAAGATAGCTGATCAGTGACCATCCTGTCCCTGGGAGCTTTGACCATACTGTACATCTTCTCTCAGAGGTGCTACCTCTAGGCTTATTCTGTGCTGTGACCAGTAAGACAGTAAGATAACAATGTTTGGATGTTTTGTACAGATGTGTTTTGCCATATGGAAATCAAAGCACACCAAACAACTTTGTATGGTACAATGCAAGGAACGGCAGAGCGCCAAAAGTGCAGGGATGCagtcctccctcctccccttctcctgaGTCAGAGGATGGAGCAAGTGGTTTCAGTTTTCAGCACTCTTACAAATTTTAAGAACTGGGGGAAAGGGCGGACATAAGCATCCCACTGACCCTATCAGAAGTTGTGCAAGGTTGGTTTCTTAGGTCTCAACATCACGCTGGCTCAGTACATTTTGAATTTCTACCAGAAGGCTGAACACTGTGCTCCAAGACTGCAGACAGCTCAGTGCCACATGTGGCTGCAAGTTAGTCAGGGTGCATTGTGCCAATGACTCACCCCGGCATGTGACAAATGGGTATCCTGATTCAGTATAGGGAGGGACGGCACAGGgagtgctgctctctgcagtgaTGCTCTCTGGCTGCTACCAGCCCACCCTGCTAGTTCATGATCATGGTCTAgatctgggggtcctggtgggcaGTGTGCTAAATACAAGCCAGCACTGCGTCCTGGTAGTAACAAAGGTAACAGCATACTGGGCTGCACCAGGAGGAGCCCAGCCAGAAGAGAGATGTGATTACTGCCCTTTAATTGGCACTTGTTAGatagaggaaatggcctcgagttgcacCAGTGGAGATTCAGATTCGATATCAGGTAAAAtctctttactggaagagtggtgaagcattggaacaggctgcccagggcagtggtgcatccctggaggtgttaaaaaagcaCGTAGATGTGTCACTTCAGGACAAGGTTTAGTAGGCACTGTGGTattgggctgacagctggacctgatgatctcagaggtcttttccaaccttaatgattccatactgtgtccagttttgggctCCCAATGCAAGAAAGATGTTAATAAAATGTAGCAAGCTCACTGGAGGGCCACCATCAGGTCATATGGCTGAAGCACCTGCGCTgtgagcagagaaagaaaatgagcttgctcagcctgcagaagaggaggctttgAGGAGAGCTTTCCAGTGTCTACAAGAAGCCAGGATTTTtacagaggggcagaaaaatgAGACCCAATGGTCATAAATTGAAATGGAGATTGAGACTGGATTTAAGGAAAAACTTCCTCCCTCTGAGGGCACTCTGGCAgtagagcaggttgcccagagaaactgTGCAGTTTCCATCCTCAGAGGTTTAAGACCTGGCTGGACAAAGCCCAGCGCAGCCTGGGGGTGCTGACCATGTGCTCAGCAGGAGGTGCGGTCCCTTCTCACCCAAACAATCCGTGATTCAGTCACCGCGCTGATAATTCTCATGACCTGAAGGCTCTTTGCTGTTCTGCACAGCCTGTAGCTTACTCCCAGAGCAGCTAATAAAAAGCAGATGGTTCCAAAATCACCCTGACTAATCTCTGCCACAGCTGCCCCTGAGAAGCCAAAGGCTGAACAGGCCAGGGTGTAAATCCTTGCCATGTGACATACCCCTACCCAAtcttgaagctgctgaagagggctgctgctttgctgagccaCGGGGTGTAGAGGAACGAGACAAAGGTCTGGTGGCCGCTTGATATCAGTGGCCCCATCAAAGCCCATGTGTGCAGCAAGGATGAGTCGGGGGGAATGAGCTAGCCATTATGTCTCTACCACTCGTTTGCCTATCAGGATGACCATACTGGCCGCTGGTCACTCCCTCCTGCATATAAACGCAGGCATGCAGAGTTACACCACagccacagaacaaagaatCAGAGGTCatcatgaaaacaaaagtattaataagatttatgaaTAGAAACCAATATATGTTGTACTTGGATGACTTATGGATGTGGAAACAGTGAGTTTTGTGTGTTTGAAATGGCTTGATGTATGACCCTGGAGTTTTTCGGATCCCTACACATTGGTGGAGGTTGCACTGGCAGGGGGGCCAAAGCAACCCACCATGTCCCTTACGAGTAGCGCCACTGGCCAAAGGTAAAGAAGATAAGGAGCTGGGCTGACTGATAACCCAgatgttatcactccagaaGGGACTATAGGAGGATTAGAGGAGTGGGTCATTGATTAGAGGTGTGATATCATGGAGAGGCAGCTCCTATGGAACTCCTGAGCCAGAGACACTGACAAATAGAAGCTGTCCTGCTCTGTCTCATGCTGTACCTGCTCTGGGTGAGTAGCGCTACTTGCCAGGACCATGAAACTGAACAACATTCAGCTGTCACGGCAACTCTTATGAAGCAATACAAGAGATGAGAACTGGAAAAGCAGGAACAGGAAATGTGGCAAGCAAACTGGCAGGCTCTAACAAATCTCCACAAAGACTTGAttttaagcaaacaaaacaatttgAGAAGTTCTATCTTGATTTAACAAAACTAATGTTTCCTTCACAGTCTGTATCCAAATGAGGATATGACTACATGGgcaaaaatattcagtttgaGGTTTTCCTGCTTGTATTTCAGTAAATAATGCAACTTAAACTGGCATTCAAAACAAGCTGGACAaactctgaaatatttatgtgacttaaatgaaaatgccaAAGTTTTGGTTAATTCTGTTCACTTCTGAATCCAACTGGGTTTCATTTTTCATGCTCTTCATCTTATTTTTGGTTTACCAGACCACTGTATTCTACCACAGAACAGACAGCCAGGATTTCAAAACTAGTTTTCAATCCATCTGCAATGTTAATTGCATATTTGCATTATCTTTAACACGACACACAGACCTTCTCAGGTCAAAAGAATCGCTGAGACTCTCTCTACAATTCTCATTATTGCAAACTCAGGTTGGAGGTTAGGTGATGCACATGATGATGACTCATCAGGTTCTACAAGCTAAACGGTCATTTCAATGACTGCTGTGCTTTTGGGTGCTCTGTATGTGTTTAGAAactgctgcagcctggggaaCAAATCCAGACAGTGACAAAGAGCAGAAGAAGCTGGAGCTTgtccttcatctttttttcactGGCTTGACATACTCTAGCTgctaaaaccaaaaagcagaaggaactTGAGCTCCCATGCCTGAACAAGACCACGTGCTTTGAGAGAATGTAGTTGTACATTGGCATTTTTAGAACAAAAGTCTGTGCTTCATTGACATGGACGTTAATTTAAGGAAGTAGTGTCAGGATTTGGAGCTGGCAGTGGTTAGAGTTGAATTCTGTGTCGGGgaacagcagaaacagcagagaaatgtgCTTGCTTATTtccccagcaaaaaaaaaaaaaagtcttagttATAAGATTCACTTTGCAAGAACCATCTGAGCTCCTTCCTCAAGTTCAAGAAAACGTGAGGCACAGGGGTTGTGGGGTGGCTCTG
This genomic window from Phaenicophaeus curvirostris isolate KB17595 chromosome 1, BPBGC_Pcur_1.0, whole genome shotgun sequence contains:
- the LOC138725382 gene encoding cystatin-B-like, with the protein product MCWKNCQTNVVNPRTWVKPQLEEKEGKTFDVFTAVEFKTQVVAGTNYFIKVHVGNDEFLHLRVFRSLPHENKPLSLHSYQSSKTKDDELAYF